A genomic segment from Echeneis naucrates chromosome 20, fEcheNa1.1, whole genome shotgun sequence encodes:
- the vps41 gene encoding vacuolar protein sorting-associated protein 41 homolog, producing the protein MAEVGEGRKPSEEFTDDSEEEDSEEEPKLKYERLSNGVTEILQKDAASCMTVHDKFLALGTHFGKVFLLDIQGNVTQKFEISSVKINQISLDESGEHVGICSEDGKVQVFGLYTREGFHDNFDCPIKVVALHPQFTRSNYKQFVTGGNKLLLYEKNWLNRWKMSVLHEGEGSITNIKWRANLIAWANNVGVKIYDFSTKQRITNVLRDNVTLRPDMYPCSLCWKDNTTLIVGWGTSIKICVVKERNPTEMRDLPSRYVEIVSAFDTEFFISGLAPLADQLVTLFFVKENSEHMDEEFRARPRLDIIQPLPEGCEEISSDALTVRNFQDNECRDYRLEHSEGESLFYIISPKDIVVAKERDQDDHIDWLLEKKKYEEALMAAEISFKNIKRHDVQKIGMSYINHLVEKGDYDSAARKCQKVLGKNMELWENEVYRFKTIGQLKAISQYLPRGDLRLRPAIYEMILHEFLRTDYEGFATLIREWPGELYNNMAIVQAVTDHLKKDPTNSTLLTTLAELYTYDQRYDRALEIYLRLRHKDVYQLIHKHNLFSSIEDKIVLLMDFDKEKAVDMLLDNEDKISTDRVVEELADRPELLHVYLHKLFKRDHHKGQRYHERQIGLYAEYDRPNLLPFLRDSTHCPLEKALEICQQRNFVEETVFLLSRMGNCRRALQMIMEELEDVDKAIEFAKEQDDAELWEDLISYSIDKPPFITGLLNNIGTHVDPILLIHRIKEGMEIPNLRDSLVKILQDYNLQILLREGCKKILVADSLSLLQKMHRTQMRGVRVDEENICESCHATILPSDMTRPFNVVVFHCRHMFHKECLPSPATIHGVQFCNICSAKRRGPGSGILEMKK; encoded by the exons GAGGAGGACAGCGAGGAGGAGCCCAAGCTGAAGTATGAGAGGCTCTCCAATGGGGTGACAGAAATCCTCCAGAAGGATGCAGCCAGCTGTATGACCGTCCATGACAAG TTTCTTGCCCTAGGTACCCATTTTGGGAAAGTCTTCCTGTTGGACATCCAAGGAAATGTAACTCAGAAGTTTGAAATT agttcagtgaAGATCAACCAGATCAGTCTGGATGAAAGTGGAGAGCATGTGGGCATCTGCTCCGAGGATGGGAAG GTTCAAGTGTTTGGTCTCTATACAAGGGAGGGTTTCCACGACAACTTTGACTGTCCCATCAAA GTTGTAGCGTTACATCCTCAGTTCACCAGATCGAACTACAAACAGTTTGTCACTGGGGGCAACAAG CTTCTTCTATATGAAAAGAATTGGTTGAATCGCTGGAAGATGTCAGTCCTACATGAAGGTGAGGGCTCCATCACGAACATCAAATGGAGAGCTAATCTCATTGCCTGGGCAAACAATGTG GGAGTTAAAATTTATGACTTCAGCACCAAGCAGCGGATCACCAATGTGCTGAGGGATAACGTCACTCTGAGGCCTGATATGTACCCATGCAGCCTCTGCTGGAAAGACAACACCACTCTCATAGTTGGCTGGGGTACCTCCATTAAG ATTTGCGttgtgaaagagagaaatccGACTGAAATGAGAGATCTTCCCAGCCGCTATGTGGAAATAG TCTCTGCATTTGACactgagttcttcatcagtGGACTGGCACCACTGGCAGATCAGCTGGTCACTCTGTTCTTTGTGAAGGAGAACTCTGAACACATG GATGAAGAGTTTCGTGCACGGCCTCGTCTCGACATTATCCAGCCTCTCCCAGAGGGCTGTGAGGAAATTTCCTCAGATGCACTGACCGTGCGCAACTTCCAAGACAATGAGTGTAGAGACTACCGGCTCG AGCATTCAGAGGGAGAGTCGCTCTTCTACATCATCAGCCCCAAAGACATTGTTGTGGCTAAGGAGCGAGACCAGGATGACCATATTGATTGGCTGcttgaaaagaagaaatatgag GAAGCACTGATGGCCGCAGAAATCAGCTTCAAAAACATCAAGAGACACGATGTTCAGAAAATTGGGATGTCTTACATCAATCATTTAGTGGAGAAAGGAGACTATGACAGTGCAGCGAG GAAGTGTCAAAAGGTTCTTGGGAAAAACATGGAACTATGGGAAAATGAAGTCTACAGGTTCAAGACCATCGGACAGCTGAAG GCCATTAGTCAGTATCTACCTAGAGGAGATCTGCGTCTCAGACCAGCCATCTATGAGATGATCCTGCATGAATTCCTCAGAACTGATTATGAG GGTTTTGCCACACTGATCCGTGAATGGCCTGGAGAGCTTTACAATAACATGGCCATTGTTCAGGCTGTCACAGATCATTTGAAGAAAGATCCCACTAACAGCACCTTGCTCACCACTCTGGCTGAACT GTATACCTATGACCAGCGGTACGACAGAGCTTTAGAAATCTACCTCAGACTGAGGCACAAAGATGTTTACCAGTTGATCCACAAACACAATCTTTTCTCATCCATAGAGGATAAGATTGTCCTTCTCATGGACTTTGATAAAGAG AAAGCTGTTGACATGCTCCTCGacaatgaagacaaaatatCA acagacagggtgGTCGAAGAACTTGCAGACAGGCCTGAGCTTCTACATGTG TATCTCCATAAATTGTTCAAGCGGGACCACCACAAAGGCCAAAGGTACCATGAGAGGCAGATAGGCCTGTATGCCGAGTATGACCGACCCAATCTCTTACCTTTCCTGAGAGACAGTACACACTGCCCACTTGAAAAG gCTCTTGAGATTTGTCAGCAGAGGAACTTTGTTGAGGAGACTGTCTTCCTGCTCA GCAGGATGGGAAACTGCAGAAGAGCTTTGCAGATGATCATGGAGGAGCTAGAGGATGTGGACAAAGCCATAGAGTTCGCTAAAGAGCAGGACGATGCAGAACTGTGGGAGGATCTCATCTCTTACTCTATTGACAAACCGC CATTCATCACTGGCCTCCTTAATAACATTGGTACTCATGTAGATCCCATTCTGCTCATCCATCGTATAAAGGAGGGCATGGAGATCCCGAATCTCAGAGATTCATTGGTGAAAATCCTTCAGGACTACAATCTTCAG ATTCTTTTAAGAGAAGGGTGTAAGAAGATCCTGGTGGCTGattctctctccctgctgcagAAGATGCACCGAACACAGATGAGAGGAGTCAGGGTTGATG AGGAGAACATTTGTGAGTCATGCCATGCAACAATATTACCATCAG ATATGACCAGACCTTTCAATGTGGTGGTTTTTCACTGTAGACACATGTTTCACAAAGAATGTTTACCATCTCCAGCGACA ATTCATGGGGTCCAGTTCTGTAACATCTGCAGTGCAAAGAGACGAGGCCCAGGAAGTGGAATACTTGAGATGAAAAAGTAA